The Penicillium oxalicum strain HP7-1 chromosome VIII, whole genome shotgun sequence DNA segment TCCAAGACCGAACACACCGATTTCTCCGAATCCACGGAGGAACTTGCGCCCCTCACTGaagagcagaagaaagagcgGTTGGAGGAATTGAGACAGAAACTGGCTGCCAAGCGGGCGGCTCAGGCCGAACAGGATAAGATCGAGCAGCGGAAGAACGAGGTAGGCTTGAAAAGACCCCTCGTGCAAAGACTATGCTGACGTGTATGACAGAACATCCGCCGTAAGAACACACAAGAGAACCAGGAGGCAAAGGAGgcgttggagaagaagcaaagacAGAAAGAGGAAGCAAAGAAACGTCAGGAAAAGCTAGACGACAAGGCGCATCTCGCTCGTGTCAAGGCGCAAATCGCGGCCGATAAAGAGGAACGCCGCCTCAGGGCCGAGCGAGAGCGCGCTGAGCGAGCTGGTGTGGCTGCTCCTCAAGCTGCTACCGCGTCTATTCCCGGTCCAACGACGTCCGGACCTGTTGCATCTAAACCTGCCTCTGCGTACACTGAGACCCGTCTTCGCTTGCAGACTTCAAATGGCAACATCATGAAGACCGTACCGGTGACGACTACCTTATTTGAGGTGGCAGAGTCCCTCAAGCAGGAGAATGGCCTCGATGTCCACAGCTTCACTCAGACTTTTCCTAAGAAAGTCTTTGATAATGAGTTCTTCGGAGAATCGCTGAAGGATCTCGGCCTCGTGCCAAGCGCCAGCCTTATCGTGCAATGATCCCCCGGATTTACGTCGAGAGGGTCTCTACCTTCGGCACCCGCAATTCTCTAGTTTAGGCAAAACGAATGATGACCACATCCGTAGAATCTTCCAAATTCGAGCTAGGCGAGAAAGATCCGAGTTTCATTTACTTATTAACTCCGTATTCAGCACATCTAATCCAGCATCTTACGGCCTGGTTGGAGTGGTTCAGATCTTATCAGCACGTGACTTCGCGATCGTGCGCGTATGAAGTGAGACGCGCTCAACAAGCATGTACAATCAACTTGCGACCAACAAATAAGGTCGCCTATTATGCCAGCGTACGTGAATATCTCTGGAGAAAGTCCCGTGTATGGAGAAACGCAGGCCAGGCTGACTTTTCCGCCAGCGTCGGTGACCAACATCGTGGCGGACCAACAGCTGTGAGAATGCCGAACGCACCTAACCCAGTCAACGCGAATCCGTTCGAGGAACCGGAACGCCGAATGAGCGAGTACACTGCGATGCAGGTGGCAACTTTGCAGGCTCGTCTCGATCGAAAGCTTGGACCTGAATACATTTCATCCCGACCGGGTGCTGCGGGGCAAAAAGTGCACTATCTTTCGGCAGACAAGTGTATCAATCTGGCGAATGAAGTTTTCGGGTTCAATGGCTGGTCCAGCTCGATACAGAGGGTGGATATCGATTTTGTAGGTCAATATGAATGATTTGGGATGGCTCTCTCTAACAGTCACATCTGGAATAGGtcgaggagaatgagaacACGGGCAAGGTCAGCCTTGGACTATCAGTGATCGTGCGGGTCACGCTAAAAGATGGAACATTTCACGAGGTGAGACAAGTAAATTCTCAAGAGTTGCGGTCAACAGATTGAGACGAGACTGACTTCTGCTGGACTAGGACATCGGTTACGGGCACATAGAGAACTGCAAAGGCAAAGCGGCTGCTTTCGAGAAATCTAAGAAGGAGGGAACAACAGATGCTCTGAAACGTACCTTGAGGAACTTTGGAAATGTGCTGGGCAACTGCGTCTATGACAAGGACTATTTGTCAAAAGTTACCAAAATTAGGACCACTCCCGTGAgtgcttcttctctccatgCTCACGGTATCCTTACTGACTATCCCTGCAGGCGAGATGGGATGTCAACGAGCTTCACCGTCATCCAGACTTTGCTCCgatgaaaaaagaatctGCGCCAAAAAGCAGATTATCagaagacgatgatcttcCTCTACCACGCCCAACCGAGCCAGCACGAGGCGCCATCCCCAGTCACGCTGCTGTGTTCGACGGTGACGGGGAGTTTGGAAGTGAGTGTCGTCAATTTTATCGCTGATTGAATGGTTCAACTAACAAGTGAAAGGTGACGTTTTCGACGAGGCTGATTTTGTCGTAACCAATACTGGTAATCCCGACGAGATTGTAATAGAACCAGAGCAGCCGCAGCTTCCCCCCACGCCCTTAAACCGTTCATATCCCCAGGCCGTGCCCGCGCGAGGCCGATTCGATTCGAATGCTGTGACGCCTTCCAAGCCCGAAAGGTGGAGTGGAACGAATGCCACAGGTGCAAGACAGATGGTGCCTCCTCATGCTCGGCAGCaacccccctctctctccgaccAGCAGCGCGGGATGCATGCGCCAGGGCCTGGAAGCAACGTGCCAAACGGCAAACTGAACGGTCCTCCCCCTATggccaacaacaacaacccAC contains these protein-coding regions:
- a CDS encoding DNA repair and recombination protein radC, which produces MPAVGDQHRGGPTAVRMPNAPNPVNANPFEEPERRMSEYTAMQVATLQARLDRKLGPEYISSRPGAAGQKVHYLSADKCINLANEVFGFNGWSSSIQRVDIDFVEENENTGKVSLGLSVIVRVTLKDGTFHEDIGYGHIENCKGKAAAFEKSKKEGTTDALKRTLRNFGNVLGNCVYDKDYLSKVTKIRTTPARWDVNELHRHPDFAPMKKESAPKSRLSEDDDLPLPRPTEPARGAIPSHAAVFDGDGEFGSDVFDEADFVVTNTGNPDEIVIEPEQPQLPPTPLNRSYPQAVPARGRFDSNAVTPSKPERWSGTNATGARQMVPPHARQQPPSLSDQQRGMHAPGPGSNVPNGKLNGPPPMANNNNPPPQIKREPVAVPAQDSSNQPTPTVGFFSARAADQLRDNPNAAPIPGSQFDPHAESPSIRKTAGIDHSKTVAVVRSGNGVSPAPDKGRTRDAINPATNLQSRVGGGAPPTGGFGSPLSRGQSVSSYRPLTRPSVDSRNATNGGAGNRAGSAPPQNVNGKRPPLSDVTNADGVSGPGSNNPQAPASSNEIKRPRMAESVPGQPQQKLPRPPQ